The Zootoca vivipara chromosome 4, rZooViv1.1, whole genome shotgun sequence genome has a segment encoding these proteins:
- the LOC118085024 gene encoding olfactory receptor 51G1-like yields the protein MNISHLGNKTSNPTTFLLTGFPGLEYAHRWISLPFCFIYMTVILGNCTILHVIRTDSSLHQPMYYFLAMLALTDLGLCLTTLPTVLGIFWFDAREIPFSACFTQLFFIHSLSLVESSVLLSMAFDHFVAICNPLRYGSILTTQRIVTMTLAFAFRSFSLIVPLPLLLRRFHYCRTNVLSHSYCLHLEIMKLACSDIIVNHIYGLTVVAFTVGIDSLLIFLSYVFILKTVLSIASREERLKAFNTCVSHICAVLLFYVPMIGLSLIHRFGEHAPHIVHILMSYVYLLAPPLMNPVVYSIKTKQIRQRILKKLCAVKLIQS from the coding sequence ATGAACATCTCCCATTTGGGGAACAAAACCTCCAACCCCACCACATTCCTCTTGACGGGCTTCCCTGGGCTGGAGTACGCCCATCGCTGGATCTCCCTCCCCTTCTGCTTCATCTACATGACGGTGATCTTGGGGAACTGCACAATCCTCCATGTGATCCGAACAGACTCAAGCTTGCACCAGCCAATGTATTATTTCCTCGCCATGCTGGCCCTGACCGACCTGGGCTTGTGCCTCACTACGTTGCCCACAGTGCTGGGCATATTTTGGTTCGATGCTCGCGAGATCCCTTTCAGCGCCTGCTTCACCCAGCTCTTCTTCATTCACTCTCTCTCCCTCGTTGAATCTTCCGTGCTCTTGTCCATGGCCTTTGACCACTTTGTGGCCATCTGCAACCCGCTGAGATATGGCTCCATCTTGACCACCCAGAGGATCGTGACAATGACGCTGGCCTTTGCATTCCGCAGCTTTTCCCTGATTGTGCCTCTGCCCCTGCTTCTCCGCCGCTTCCATTACTGCAGGACCAACGTCCTCTCTCACTCCTACTGCTTGCATCTGGAAATCATGAAGCTGGCCTGCTCGGACATCATCGTCAACCACATCTATGGGCTGACCGTTGTGGCCTTCACAGTGGGAATCGACTCCCTCCTGATCTTCCTCTCTTACGTCTTCATCCTGAAAACAGTCCTGAGCATTGCCTCCAGAGAAGAGCGCCTCAAGGCCTTCAACACTTGCGTCTCCCACATCTGTGCTGTCCTGCTCTTCTATGTGCCCATGATAGGCCTGTCGTTGATCCACCGCTTTGGGGAACATGCCCCTCACATCGTCCACATACTCATGTCCTACGTCTATTTGCTGGCACCTCCTCTGATGAACCCAGTTGTGTACAGTATCAAGACGAAGCAGATCCGCCAACGTATCCTTAAGAAACTCTGTGCTGTGAAGCTCATCCAGTCATAA